One window of the Colias croceus chromosome 5, ilColCroc2.1 genome contains the following:
- the LOC123692054 gene encoding mucin-5AC-like isoform X1: MRKTSKDTGDTLSINSGVENDIRKSDISAKKRNSIKKKVQNFSQSESDDTALVPLLQTYKDKPEIAKQGAKYSLSKTKTDSINEEEEYILKNKDNDIESGKLCKPVMTAQNISTSVFNERSKILDSVIVSSPTNVLGSTSMTSSCSTTRNSLLIEMNDKSSNSVNTNALIFTTAKIHADSQPKTMDSTQVSATPILSTAESNLIRADVTPVLSNASTKADFIKSSNLKTVISTNEPTSKVNSSLSGPITNETKKVIDKSPTNKFDDKILEKDVKNLSKTLASAVSTPLPTYFYTGIPREQSNQMKNKSGDDTASITKTDSQKTKDEFKINSKITNDNKKSTDTKLESTSSLKKLQRQKHAAVEESNNSNMSQSENKKMNIERSEEKSIKTKDTANTNPSKTNGSIQTDTLKRTTLSTVQTKIVKTSPMSCASGTEKIATISTAAPVSKSVTTVKSITTGAISSNKESSSNISSLSKPSSDAKGPGAGSLKAMSTVKLISTSKDETKDIVTKTPITTITASTSTQPYSSSKLPQTSSVSKIDNATKSPPPTSTSKIPTSLSKTLTSNKTKSNSSMENESLNLKQSSVASTSSSNIPVSTPLYIVATSKTKIGCTPTSNTAGISKAQTDKSVTQVVSTVRTTPTAITKPAASTSGIDSKAIDSKLKPTTSKSSLKK; encoded by the exons ATGCGAAAG ACATCTAAAGATACTGGGGACACATTGTCTATAAACAGCGGAGTGGAAAATGATATCAGAAAGTCTGACATAAGCGCAAAGAAGAGAAATTCAATTAAGAAGAAAGTTCAGAACTTCAGTCAGTCAGAGTCTGACGATACTGCTCTCGTTCCATTACTACAGACGTACAAAGATAAACCTGAAATTGCCAAACAAGGTGCCAAATATTCACTGTCGAAAACAAAGACTGATTCaataaatgaagaagaagaatATATTCTTAAAAACAAAGATAACGACATTGAAAGCGGGAAGCTATGCAAGCCTGTTATGACAGCGCAAAATATATCAACAAGTGTTTTCAATGAGCGTAGTAAAATTTTAGATTCCGTTATAGTTTCTAGTCCGACTAATGTTTTAGGAAGCACAAGCATGACTTCATCTTGTAGTACAACAAGAAACTCCTTACttattgaaatgaatgatAAATCATCTAACAGTGTCAATACAAACGCTTTAATTTTCACAACTGCAAAGATTCATGCAGATAGTCAACCTAAAACAATGGACTCCACTCAGGTATCCGCTACTCCAATATTATCAACTGCcgaaagtaatttaattagaGCTGATGTAACACCCGTTTTAAGTAATGCTTCAACTAAAGCTGATTTTATCAAAAGTAGTAATTTGAAAACGGTTATATCTACAAATGAACCAACATCTAAAGTAAATTCAAGTCTATCTGGACCAATAACAAATGAAACTAAAAAAGTCATTGATAAATCACCAACAAACAAGTTTGATGACAAGATATTAGAAAAAGATGTTAAGAACTTGTCCAAAACACTGGCCAGTGCAGTATCAACGCctttacctacatatttctACACAGGTATTCCTAGAGAACAAAGTAATCagatgaaaaataaatctgGTGATGATACTGCAAGCATAACGAAAACAGACTCGCAAAAAACTAaagatgaatttaaaataaattcaaaaataacaaacgACAATAAAAAATCGACAGATACAAAACTAGAAAGTACAAgtagcttaaaaaaattacagcgTCAGAAACACGCAGCCGTTGAAGAATCAAATAACTCAAATATGTCACAAtcggaaaataaaaaaatgaatattgaaaGGTCGGAAGAAAAATCGATAAAAACGAAAGATACAGCGAATACGAACCCTTCAAAAACTAATGGTTCAATCCAAACTGATACTTTAAAAAGAACTACGCTTTCAACAGTTCAAACGAAAATCGTAAAAACTAGTCCAATGTCATGTGCATCTGGAACGGAAAAGATTGCTACTATTTCCACAGCAGCTCCGGTTTCTAAGTCAGTGACAACGGTTAAATCTATTACCACTGGTGCAATTAGTTCAAATAAAGAATCTTCGTCCAATATTTCCTCATTATCAAAACCCTCTAGCGATGCTAAAGGGCCTGGAGCAGGCTCATTAAAAGCAATGTCaactgtaaaattaatttctactTCTAAAGATGAAACAAAAGATATTGTCACAAAAACACCAATAACAACGATAACTGCCAGTACTTCTACACAACCATATAGCTCTTCTAAATTACCACAAACTAGTTCCGTATCTAAGATCGATAATGCGACTAAATCTCCCCCACCGACATCGACCAGTAAAATACCCACTTCACTCAGTAAAACATTAACaagcaataaaacaaaatccaATTCAAGCATGGAAAATGAAAGCTTGAATTTGAAACAATCTTCTGTTGCATCTACATCGAGTAGTAATATTCCAGTAAGTACGCCATTATACATCGTTGCAACTTCAAAAACGAAAATTGGATGTACGCCTACGTCGAACACTGCAGGCATTTCCAAAGCACAAACTGATAAGTCTGTGACTCAGGTTGTTTCCACAGTGAGAACAACCCCAACAGCTATTACTAAACCAGCGGCTTCAACGTCAGGGATTGATTCAAAGGCAATCGATTCAAAACTGAAACCAACTACATCCAAATCAAgtctcaaaaaataa